Proteins encoded by one window of Lacipirellulaceae bacterium:
- a CDS encoding DUF1559 domain-containing protein codes for MRNAYPPQTPGRQRGFTLVELLVVIAIIGTLVGLLLPAVQAARESARNNTCKNNMRQLALGLNTRESSLGDYPGYVNELGIADTTRLIRASWVVYTFPYVEQNALWERWSQGQVNPNMGALTDQLSSEDGEIAQLEVLTCPSDPPVTQGQPLLAYAANAGWAQRTAENLGSVPVGTASPFQPDDRENAANGIFFSRIRGWDASRLLGRPDNHAGTPEITMKAALIKDGLSQTVMLSENLRTINWAYLPADEYDVSGGTGNQKYHFGITWEQPETVATNLNAPIRINGNTEGETATTINSMVRTDGFPSSRHPGGVNMALMDGATRFVSDSISPFIYAQIMTSHAAKSDLHTNDGTRPEHYESQQPPVSAGDF; via the coding sequence ATGAGAAACGCTTACCCTCCCCAAACTCCAGGCCGCCAGCGAGGTTTTACGCTGGTTGAGTTGCTGGTGGTGATTGCCATCATCGGCACGCTGGTCGGCCTCCTGCTGCCAGCTGTACAAGCGGCACGCGAGTCAGCACGGAACAACACCTGCAAGAACAATATGCGTCAACTGGCGCTCGGTCTCAACACGCGGGAGTCGTCTCTCGGCGATTACCCCGGCTATGTCAACGAGCTAGGCATCGCTGATACCACTCGCCTCATCCGCGCGAGCTGGGTTGTGTATACGTTCCCTTACGTTGAGCAGAATGCGTTGTGGGAAAGATGGTCGCAAGGTCAAGTTAACCCTAACATGGGCGCTCTGACCGATCAGCTGTCTTCGGAGGATGGCGAGATCGCTCAGCTTGAAGTACTCACCTGCCCAAGCGATCCGCCAGTCACGCAAGGTCAGCCCTTATTAGCCTACGCAGCAAATGCCGGCTGGGCCCAGCGTACCGCTGAGAATTTAGGGAGTGTGCCCGTTGGGACCGCGTCTCCTTTCCAACCCGACGATCGAGAGAACGCAGCGAACGGAATTTTCTTTAGTCGCATCCGTGGCTGGGATGCCAGTCGTTTGTTGGGTCGTCCAGATAACCATGCTGGAACTCCGGAGATCACGATGAAGGCCGCTCTTATTAAGGATGGGCTCTCGCAGACGGTGATGCTCTCGGAAAATCTACGAACCATCAACTGGGCATACCTTCCCGCAGACGAGTACGATGTGAGCGGTGGCACCGGCAATCAGAAGTACCACTTTGGTATCACCTGGGAGCAGCCTGAGACTGTCGCCACGAACCTCAACGCCCCTATTCGCATTAACGGAAACACGGAGGGCGAGACCGCCACGACGATCAATTCGATGGTGCGAACTGACGGCTTCCCTTCAAGCCGTCACCCTGGCGGTGTCAATATGGCACTCATGGACGGGGCAACACGATTTGTCTCCGACAGCATTTCACCGTTTATCTATGCTCAAATCATGACTTCTCACGCAGCGAAGTCTGACTTGCACACGAACGATGGTACGCGGCCAGAGCACTACGAGTCGCAGCAGCCACCTGTGTCCGCTGGCGATTTCTAG
- a CDS encoding exosortase-associated EpsI family protein, translating to MPQKNLLVPLAVALTCLVALTGASWYYSDVFNSSSMTASKFAERFEKVPKTLGSWVSQDREVSSEVADTAGAVGHVSRTYVDQNTGRQVDLWLIVGHSRNIVRHTPDICYPSAGFTPLGTKIKHQIAPKEGEPGMFYTAEYVKEDALSRHKIRVFWSWNGNKEGQYGWDAPSSGSKFSSMLGIRGARAYYGNNTALYKMYFTTAVTESEDEINDSPAIEFAKLMIPEVNRALFPERYGNSAAPAAEGEEAEEASSDELLSLN from the coding sequence ATGCCCCAGAAGAACCTACTTGTTCCTCTTGCCGTTGCTCTTACCTGCCTAGTTGCACTGACCGGTGCGTCTTGGTACTACTCGGACGTGTTTAACAGTTCCAGTATGACGGCGTCGAAGTTCGCCGAGCGTTTCGAGAAAGTGCCCAAGACTCTTGGAAGTTGGGTAAGCCAGGATCGGGAAGTCTCATCGGAAGTGGCTGACACGGCCGGCGCGGTGGGGCACGTGTCGAGAACCTACGTCGATCAGAACACGGGCCGGCAGGTGGATCTGTGGCTGATTGTCGGCCACTCGCGAAACATCGTTCGTCACACCCCCGACATTTGCTATCCCAGCGCGGGCTTCACCCCGCTGGGCACAAAGATCAAACACCAGATCGCCCCGAAAGAGGGCGAGCCGGGGATGTTTTACACCGCAGAGTATGTGAAAGAAGACGCCCTCTCGCGACACAAGATTCGCGTCTTCTGGTCGTGGAACGGCAATAAGGAAGGCCAGTATGGCTGGGATGCTCCTTCCAGCGGCAGCAAATTCTCGAGCATGCTTGGCATCAGAGGCGCAAGAGCTTACTACGGCAACAACACGGCCCTCTACAAGATGTACTTCACCACTGCCGTGACCGAAAGCGAAGACGAAATCAACGACAGCCCCGCCATCGAATTCGCGAAGCTGATGATTCCCGAGGTCAATCGAGCGCTCTTTCCCGAACGCTACGGCAACTCAGCCGCCCCTGCCGCAGAAGGTGAAGAAGCAGAAGAAGCCTCCTCGGATGAGTTGCTGAGTCTGAATTGA
- a CDS encoding polysaccharide biosynthesis/export family protein, translating to MVSSTGCTAFMQPREPFPATPPEPPASSSVPRELEKVTLPRYVIEPPDVLLIEGVRLVPKSPHKLEIFDVVLIRATGNFPELPIDNTYNIDADGSVNLGPTYGRIKIAGDTVEEAEATLQDELSQILANVEISVSLVASAGAQQVTGQHLVGPDGRVNLGTYGSVYVAGATLEQARAAIEAQLSKELDDPEVFLDILAYNSKVYYIITADGGQGDNVVRLPITGNETVLDAVSNIQGISQFSSSKLWIARPAPNGVGCEQILPVDWNAITTGAITATNYQMMPGDRLYIAPNKLTKFSSVLRTVLSPFEQILGITSLGTSTANRIDRFGLGNTF from the coding sequence ATGGTGAGCTCCACTGGTTGCACAGCCTTCATGCAGCCGCGGGAACCGTTTCCAGCGACGCCGCCTGAGCCACCTGCGTCGAGCAGCGTGCCGCGGGAATTGGAGAAAGTCACGCTCCCACGCTATGTGATAGAGCCACCTGACGTGCTGCTTATCGAAGGTGTCCGTCTGGTGCCTAAGTCGCCCCACAAGCTGGAAATCTTCGATGTCGTCCTGATTCGCGCAACGGGTAACTTCCCCGAGCTGCCGATCGATAATACCTACAACATCGACGCTGACGGCAGCGTCAACCTTGGCCCCACCTACGGTCGCATCAAGATCGCAGGCGATACGGTTGAGGAAGCCGAAGCGACGCTGCAAGACGAACTCTCACAGATTCTGGCGAACGTCGAAATCTCCGTTTCGCTGGTTGCCTCAGCCGGTGCCCAGCAAGTCACGGGGCAACACCTTGTCGGCCCAGATGGCCGTGTGAATCTCGGCACCTACGGATCTGTTTACGTGGCCGGTGCGACGCTTGAGCAAGCTCGTGCGGCGATTGAAGCTCAGCTCTCTAAGGAGTTGGACGATCCTGAAGTCTTCCTCGACATCTTGGCTTACAACAGCAAGGTTTACTACATCATCACCGCCGACGGTGGCCAAGGCGACAATGTCGTCCGACTGCCGATCACCGGTAACGAAACCGTGCTCGACGCGGTCTCGAACATCCAGGGGATTTCGCAGTTCTCATCCTCGAAGCTCTGGATCGCCCGACCGGCACCAAACGGCGTCGGCTGCGAGCAGATTCTGCCCGTCGATTGGAACGCGATTACCACCGGGGCGATTACCGCCACCAACTATCAAATGATGCCGGGCGACCGCCTATATATCGCCCCGAACAAGCTCACCAAGTTCAGCAGTGTGCTCCGCACCGTGCTCAGTCCGTTCGAGCAAATCCTGGGTATCACCTCGCTGGGTACGTCAACCGCCAACCGTATCGACCGCTTTGGCCTGGGCAATACGTTCTAA
- a CDS encoding exosortase/archaeosortase family protein, producing the protein MSNAFVDDQFSDHVPLSPEAETKAWIVFGGLVALISIAYWDMLLLTGSYWFDALYSHGWLIPVIGAFLFWRLRKPLTEVSAQERWIGVAAMVFFLAIRCFAAKFDINPVIRLSYVGVLLGAVMLVGGFKMFTWAGAAVAFLVFMFPFPSVMERKVLLGLQKVATIASTAVLQTFGIGAVRDGNRILIDELELGVVDACSGLRMLSVFVAMCVALAILMDRPWWDRLAVLVAAVPIALISNIVRIVLTAYLYKNFGMKNDTINVLIHDGAGFAMMFIGMGLLAVLFSVLTKLTVPIEEDYSGFGTAAG; encoded by the coding sequence ATGAGTAACGCGTTCGTCGACGATCAATTTAGCGATCATGTCCCTCTAAGCCCGGAAGCTGAGACGAAGGCTTGGATCGTCTTTGGGGGCTTGGTAGCGCTCATCTCGATTGCCTATTGGGACATGCTCTTGCTGACCGGTAGCTACTGGTTTGACGCACTTTACTCCCATGGCTGGCTGATCCCCGTGATTGGGGCCTTTCTGTTCTGGCGTTTGCGAAAGCCGCTCACTGAGGTCAGCGCCCAAGAGCGCTGGATTGGCGTCGCAGCGATGGTGTTCTTTCTGGCCATCCGCTGCTTTGCCGCAAAGTTCGATATTAACCCGGTGATCAGACTGTCCTACGTGGGTGTCCTGCTAGGAGCGGTGATGCTCGTAGGCGGGTTCAAAATGTTCACCTGGGCTGGGGCAGCGGTGGCGTTTCTTGTGTTCATGTTTCCTTTCCCCTCCGTCATGGAAAGGAAAGTTCTGCTTGGCCTGCAAAAAGTAGCCACGATTGCTAGCACAGCTGTGCTGCAGACCTTCGGCATCGGTGCCGTGCGGGATGGTAATCGCATACTTATCGACGAACTCGAACTGGGCGTCGTGGATGCGTGTAGCGGTCTGCGGATGCTTTCGGTTTTTGTCGCGATGTGCGTCGCCTTGGCGATTTTGATGGATCGCCCCTGGTGGGACCGACTTGCTGTGTTGGTTGCAGCTGTGCCGATTGCTCTGATTTCGAATATCGTGCGAATTGTTCTGACAGCCTACTTGTATAAGAACTTTGGCATGAAGAACGACACGATCAACGTGCTGATTCATGATGGCGCTGGCTTTGCCATGATGTTCATCGGGATGGGATTGCTGGCAGTACTCTTTTCAGTGCTGACCAAGCTTACCGTCCCCATAGAAGAGGATTATTCGGGATTCGGCACGGCTGCCGGATAA
- a CDS encoding polysaccharide biosynthesis tyrosine autokinase, whose translation MANQDNYSGSSTLDDTDVEVQPSRALVAAPPTGPAMTPAVGPAGGYGEEDLLKGGLSQKWLINCLRRRWLMASLLGLLMAGLVGGTLAWLFPNSHKTVAYFQINSKPIDNPLAGPTKGRDGKNFAILAQTQAALVKTPLVLDRALGTPGIRETKAVVTKGNNALNWLTDELRVTLANNSEVLEIRYDGPEDKDEMVKIVNAVCDAFEEKILDEERKKRETELENLRELHQGVKKDLETEAKEFDKLTELTGGADAAGSEVKARLLTTEIMNLQKAISALEKEGIEIQIQKEIGIRDLNSPARIDALVAEELANDPAIENYQNEIFALEAQLRSRGGIGRNSQAPELVRIQNMRAQAVQNLESYRSQKEKELRKLIAERPKDAIQQLMIQYVMRMKANIAQKQQYEEKLAEKEKLLQQLTDRDPELAIKRTEIERLREIEVTLASKIQAHTMMLQGGANQIEKLGAGATSTTNITVFERLAIAGVGGLSALALTCYGVALMDFRKRRLNGPTDMDDGLGIRVLGVLPPVTARKALAGGTLSAVQVSEAIDNVRATLMHDSTSKKRQVVLVTSASTLDGCTTVAASLATSLARAGRRTLLIDADLRSPSMHSLFGLPLDDGFSEVLRAEAELTDVIRPTSTESLYVITAGVCDTAAVHALATDQPQPIFEKLREQFDFIILDSAPILSVSDSLSLGQYVDGAILSVLRDHSELLKVNKSAELLDGMGVRLLGTVVNGVPCKTDRRILQLHKNTAKNQKQLAAPEAKGKSKKKSKKKSKAVEPAPAQPSAELEPESPQATAVAEPPQAEPAPPKPIEPTENSASIDLDDIELDMDDFDIDKL comes from the coding sequence ATGGCGAACCAAGACAACTATTCCGGCTCTTCCACGCTCGACGATACAGACGTCGAAGTGCAACCCTCACGCGCCCTGGTAGCGGCCCCACCCACGGGCCCGGCGATGACTCCAGCCGTCGGCCCTGCGGGCGGTTATGGTGAAGAGGATCTGCTTAAGGGCGGGCTGAGCCAAAAGTGGCTTATCAACTGCCTCCGCCGTCGCTGGCTGATGGCCTCACTCCTGGGACTGCTCATGGCAGGACTTGTGGGGGGAACGCTCGCTTGGCTGTTCCCCAACTCGCACAAGACGGTTGCTTACTTCCAGATTAACTCGAAGCCGATCGACAACCCCCTTGCAGGTCCGACGAAAGGTCGTGACGGTAAAAACTTCGCCATTCTCGCACAGACCCAAGCCGCCCTGGTGAAGACACCATTGGTCTTGGACAGAGCCCTGGGTACGCCAGGAATTCGTGAGACGAAAGCCGTTGTAACCAAGGGTAATAATGCCCTCAATTGGCTGACCGATGAACTCCGTGTGACTCTGGCCAACAATAGTGAGGTTTTGGAAATTCGCTACGATGGGCCTGAGGACAAGGATGAGATGGTGAAGATCGTGAACGCGGTTTGCGATGCCTTCGAAGAGAAGATCCTCGACGAAGAACGTAAGAAGCGTGAAACCGAACTTGAAAACCTGCGAGAACTTCATCAAGGCGTAAAAAAAGATCTGGAGACAGAGGCCAAAGAGTTCGACAAGCTCACCGAATTGACCGGTGGTGCTGACGCGGCCGGTTCGGAGGTCAAAGCCCGACTGCTGACCACGGAGATCATGAATCTGCAGAAAGCAATTTCCGCGTTGGAAAAGGAAGGCATCGAGATCCAAATCCAGAAAGAGATTGGCATCCGCGATCTCAATTCCCCTGCACGGATTGATGCCCTTGTTGCCGAAGAACTCGCCAACGACCCAGCGATCGAGAACTATCAGAACGAGATTTTCGCTCTCGAAGCGCAGTTGCGCTCGCGAGGTGGCATTGGCCGCAACAGCCAAGCCCCTGAGTTGGTCAGAATCCAGAACATGAGAGCTCAGGCTGTACAGAATCTTGAGTCTTACCGCTCTCAGAAGGAAAAGGAACTTCGCAAGCTAATTGCTGAGCGTCCCAAAGATGCCATTCAGCAGCTCATGATTCAATACGTCATGAGGATGAAGGCGAATATTGCTCAGAAGCAGCAATATGAAGAGAAGCTCGCTGAGAAGGAAAAACTGTTGCAGCAGCTGACTGATCGCGACCCTGAACTGGCGATCAAGAGGACAGAGATCGAACGCCTCCGTGAGATTGAGGTCACGCTCGCCTCGAAAATTCAAGCACACACAATGATGCTTCAGGGAGGGGCCAATCAAATTGAGAAGCTGGGTGCCGGAGCGACCTCAACCACGAATATCACGGTCTTTGAACGACTAGCGATCGCTGGTGTTGGTGGACTCTCCGCATTGGCGTTGACCTGCTACGGCGTGGCACTGATGGACTTCCGTAAGCGTCGTCTGAACGGTCCGACCGATATGGACGACGGCCTGGGGATTCGCGTGCTGGGTGTTCTGCCACCTGTGACAGCTCGGAAAGCTCTCGCTGGGGGAACGCTCTCAGCAGTTCAAGTTTCGGAAGCGATCGACAATGTTCGGGCAACACTGATGCACGACTCGACTTCCAAGAAACGCCAAGTGGTGCTCGTTACGAGTGCCTCAACACTGGACGGCTGCACCACGGTTGCCGCAAGCCTGGCGACAAGCCTGGCCCGCGCAGGACGTCGCACACTACTGATCGACGCCGACCTTCGTTCGCCTTCGATGCACAGCCTGTTCGGCTTGCCTTTGGACGATGGCTTTAGCGAGGTGTTGCGTGCCGAAGCCGAGCTAACCGACGTTATTCGCCCGACGAGTACCGAAAGCCTCTACGTGATCACCGCCGGTGTTTGCGATACAGCCGCGGTTCACGCTTTGGCGACTGACCAACCTCAACCGATTTTCGAGAAGCTGCGAGAGCAGTTCGACTTCATCATTTTGGATAGTGCTCCGATCTTGAGCGTTTCCGATAGCCTCTCGCTTGGTCAGTATGTGGATGGAGCGATTCTGTCGGTACTCCGAGATCACAGTGAGCTGCTCAAAGTGAACAAGTCGGCTGAGTTGCTCGACGGCATGGGCGTCCGACTGCTTGGTACGGTTGTCAACGGCGTGCCTTGCAAGACGGATCGTCGAATCTTGCAACTGCACAAGAACACGGCCAAGAACCAAAAGCAACTGGCCGCTCCCGAAGCAAAAGGCAAGTCGAAGAAGAAATCGAAGAAGAAGTCAAAAGCCGTCGAGCCAGCTCCTGCTCAGCCTAGTGCCGAGTTGGAACCGGAGAGTCCTCAAGCGACCGCCGTTGCTGAGCCTCCGCAGGCTGAGCCAGCACCGCCGAAACCGATCGAGCCGACAGAAAACAGTGCCTCGATTGATCTCGACGACATCGAACTCGACATGGACGATTTCGATATCGACAAGCTGTAA
- a CDS encoding MMPL family transporter, with amino-acid sequence MLLRLGQFLNDRRYVVILAWLLIAGGLKAIAPSWHEVATDGDLEQLPAETTTVRAEALNKRAFPDDKAHSSVVLVFAREEQPLTIEDRQYSLSLAKQLAQTESLPFADENGAESVWTEKTPVIGPMLENGPGTAQRVVVRLSNDFMATDNVRVLEVVRQILKANKAAAPLGLKVGVTGSAAVAGDMLSAASESLRNTHLTTLLMVLGALVLIYRSPRLVVIPLVVITLSASVSLDLLAILAGLSQTNPDLWPTIRVFTTTKIFVIVLLFGAGTDYCLFLIARYRELLAAEKQSVAVAQSLAKVGLALAASALTTVVGLAMMGFAEFGKFAYSGPAIAVSLIVTLVICLTLTPALLATPLAGVLKHPGQGTSSTWWGLLAQYVTRRPGAVLLGSLLFAAPLAWQGWATPVSYDLYGELPRNRISRQGTRLLQKHFPPGELGPLTLLAHLPDGQLDTPEGRIRIARLVKPLTEVSGVAKVRSLDQPTGDPPGTVRIGSLEGLASLAAKGNPQTKAAFVSTAEPLAGQVTRLTLVLDHEPFSAEAVATTERVLAELDSLKNSEESPWRNATFELSGPTAGIRDLERVTLADRKRIEVLVATAVFLVLVILLRRPLVCCYLIFTVILSYLVTLGIVSLIFRAYDGYLLSEALSETDVWSGVNWKVPVFLFVILTAVGQDYNIYLVTRVFEEQRRIGPLAGLRRALIQTGSIITSCGLIMAGTFASMATGSLRGMTELGVALALGILLDAFVVRTVLVPAFLSLLARMR; translated from the coding sequence GTGCTCCTTCGCCTCGGCCAATTCCTGAACGATCGTCGCTATGTGGTTATTCTCGCATGGCTGCTGATCGCTGGTGGCCTGAAAGCCATTGCCCCGAGCTGGCACGAGGTTGCCACCGATGGCGACTTGGAACAGCTCCCTGCCGAGACGACGACCGTCCGTGCTGAAGCGCTCAACAAGCGGGCGTTCCCCGATGATAAGGCCCACAGTTCGGTGGTACTCGTTTTCGCAAGGGAAGAACAGCCGCTGACGATTGAGGACCGTCAGTACTCTCTCTCCCTCGCCAAACAGTTAGCTCAAACGGAATCACTGCCTTTCGCCGATGAGAACGGAGCCGAAAGCGTTTGGACTGAAAAGACTCCTGTTATTGGGCCGATGCTTGAAAATGGCCCAGGCACGGCGCAGCGGGTCGTCGTCAGGCTGAGCAACGACTTTATGGCTACGGACAATGTTCGCGTGCTGGAAGTTGTCAGGCAGATACTCAAAGCAAACAAAGCTGCCGCGCCATTGGGTTTGAAAGTAGGCGTGACAGGCTCGGCAGCGGTAGCTGGAGATATGCTATCTGCAGCGTCTGAAAGCTTGCGCAATACTCACCTCACAACCCTTCTGATGGTGCTCGGAGCGTTGGTGTTGATCTACCGCTCTCCCCGACTGGTCGTAATTCCGCTAGTTGTGATTACGTTGAGTGCTTCGGTGTCACTCGATTTATTGGCAATCCTGGCCGGCCTCAGCCAAACGAATCCCGACCTCTGGCCGACGATCCGTGTTTTCACGACAACAAAAATATTCGTCATCGTGTTACTCTTTGGCGCGGGGACCGATTATTGCTTGTTTCTGATCGCGCGGTACCGCGAGTTACTTGCAGCGGAAAAGCAAAGCGTTGCCGTCGCACAGTCGCTTGCGAAGGTCGGGCTGGCCTTGGCGGCCAGCGCGCTGACTACAGTGGTTGGGCTTGCGATGATGGGCTTCGCGGAGTTTGGCAAGTTTGCCTACAGTGGCCCCGCGATCGCTGTGAGCCTGATTGTGACGCTTGTTATTTGCTTGACGCTGACTCCAGCGCTACTTGCGACACCGTTGGCCGGGGTGCTGAAGCACCCCGGCCAGGGTACCAGCAGTACCTGGTGGGGTTTGCTCGCCCAATACGTAACCCGTCGCCCCGGGGCAGTCCTGCTTGGTTCTCTCCTTTTTGCAGCTCCTTTGGCTTGGCAAGGTTGGGCAACCCCGGTTTCCTACGATCTCTACGGCGAATTGCCACGCAACCGAATCAGTCGACAAGGCACCCGACTGTTGCAGAAGCATTTCCCTCCCGGAGAGCTAGGCCCTCTAACGCTGCTGGCACATTTGCCTGACGGCCAACTCGACACGCCCGAAGGCCGTATCCGTATTGCCCGACTGGTGAAGCCGCTTACTGAAGTCTCGGGCGTTGCAAAAGTTCGCAGCCTCGATCAGCCAACCGGCGATCCCCCAGGCACGGTCCGCATCGGCTCTTTAGAAGGGCTTGCTTCGCTGGCCGCCAAGGGCAACCCTCAAACGAAAGCGGCATTCGTCTCCACGGCTGAGCCTCTGGCGGGACAGGTCACCCGGCTAACGCTCGTTTTGGATCACGAACCGTTTTCCGCGGAAGCGGTGGCAACCACCGAACGTGTTCTTGCCGAACTCGATTCGCTTAAGAACTCGGAGGAATCTCCCTGGCGTAACGCCACCTTCGAACTCAGCGGCCCGACCGCGGGTATCCGCGATTTGGAACGCGTCACGCTCGCTGATCGCAAACGGATTGAAGTCCTCGTGGCGACGGCCGTTTTCCTAGTGCTGGTGATCCTCTTACGACGCCCGTTGGTCTGCTGCTACTTGATCTTTACGGTCATCTTGAGCTACCTCGTTACGCTAGGAATAGTCAGCTTGATCTTTCGCGCCTACGATGGCTACCTCTTGAGCGAGGCTCTTTCTGAAACCGATGTTTGGTCGGGCGTCAACTGGAAGGTTCCCGTCTTCTTGTTCGTGATCCTGACCGCAGTCGGGCAGGACTACAACATTTATTTGGTGACTCGCGTCTTCGAGGAACAGCGCCGTATCGGTCCGCTGGCCGGCTTGCGGCGGGCGCTCATCCAAACCGGCAGCATCATCACCAGTTGCGGCCTGATCATGGCAGGCACCTTCGCTTCAATGGCCACGGGCAGCCTCCGAGGCATGACGGAGTTGGGCGTTGCGCTCGCCCTGGGGATTCTGCTTGATGCGTTTGTGGTGCGAACGGTTCTCGTGCCGGCGTTCTTGTCTTTGCTGGCGAGAATGCGCTAG
- a CDS encoding serine/threonine-protein kinase, which yields MPFPSQPPDTALTQSRAGETSSAITQSRHVLPGRTHRGHSLEWLKAFPLRASPHFRPTGSGLLGAVVVEKAIFPESASARANLFYALSLWRMMVAHPMAYAYRLPQSSHLVGQILAMSQTPSTPDPRRLKFIPTESSFQLQDQLGIGTVGAVFRAISPDFDKPVAVKILHPNIAHDANIVDRFQREIQIMQKLDHPHIVSHYGGGMLDGQYFYAMQLLEHGSLKDRLTQHGPLPWAQAAAYGSQVASALQHAHNHGIIHRDLKPSNLFFDDDGSLVLGDFGIARDTHATDITADGITVGTYAYMSPEQITADGKITAQADLYSLGCVMYEMLTGKPPFMGANFAQVWDQHLHKQPKSFEELGIECPKWLENLTFQLLAKAPEERPFNARSVQGLIRDRLEDEFGEEARELTTNLPPLEADAQGNRAMRVLLVLGALAAMIAWAVISGE from the coding sequence GTGCCCTTTCCGAGTCAACCGCCTGATACTGCTCTCACACAATCACGAGCAGGAGAAACCTCTTCAGCGATCACTCAAAGCCGCCATGTTTTGCCTGGAAGGACGCATCGCGGACACAGCCTGGAATGGCTCAAAGCCTTTCCGCTTCGCGCAAGCCCACATTTTAGACCTACTGGCAGCGGCTTACTAGGTGCCGTCGTGGTGGAAAAGGCGATTTTCCCCGAGTCAGCCTCAGCCCGCGCTAACCTGTTCTATGCTTTAAGCTTGTGGCGTATGATGGTGGCTCACCCGATGGCTTACGCCTATCGGCTCCCTCAATCTTCTCACCTTGTCGGTCAGATTCTTGCGATGAGCCAAACGCCAAGTACCCCCGATCCGCGGCGTTTGAAGTTCATCCCCACTGAGAGCTCGTTCCAGCTCCAAGATCAACTGGGCATCGGAACCGTCGGAGCCGTCTTTCGTGCCATAAGCCCTGACTTCGACAAGCCCGTTGCAGTCAAGATCCTCCATCCCAACATTGCGCACGACGCGAACATCGTTGATCGCTTTCAGCGTGAAATCCAGATCATGCAGAAGCTGGACCATCCGCACATCGTCAGCCACTACGGCGGAGGGATGCTCGACGGACAATACTTTTATGCGATGCAGCTTCTGGAGCACGGGTCGCTGAAAGATCGCCTCACGCAACACGGCCCGTTGCCCTGGGCTCAAGCAGCCGCTTACGGCTCACAGGTCGCTTCGGCGCTGCAACACGCTCACAACCACGGCATCATCCATCGCGATTTGAAGCCGAGCAACCTGTTTTTCGACGACGACGGGAGCCTCGTCCTGGGCGATTTTGGCATCGCTCGCGATACGCACGCCACGGACATCACCGCCGACGGAATTACCGTGGGCACCTACGCCTACATGTCGCCTGAGCAGATCACCGCCGACGGCAAAATCACGGCACAGGCCGATCTCTATTCGCTAGGCTGCGTGATGTACGAGATGCTAACCGGCAAGCCACCCTTCATGGGCGCCAACTTCGCCCAAGTCTGGGACCAACATCTGCATAAACAGCCTAAGTCGTTCGAGGAGCTAGGCATCGAATGCCCCAAATGGCTGGAGAACCTCACTTTCCAACTCCTTGCCAAAGCGCCCGAAGAACGTCCGTTCAATGCGCGTAGCGTGCAGGGCCTCATTCGCGACCGCCTGGAAGACGAATTCGGCGAAGAAGCCCGCGAGCTAACGACCAATCTGCCTCCGTTAGAAGCCGACGCTCAAGGCAATCGGGCGATGAGAGTGCTACTCGTACTCGGTGCGTTGGCAGCGATGATTGCGTGGGCGGTAATCAGTGGGGAATAA